GAAGATGGTGTTGTTTCAGCTTTTGCTTGCCTGGAGCGCAGCCGTGCTCGTCTATCAGATCGGGAGCAGGCTGCCGATAGTTTGATAAAAAAATAACAAAAGGGTTGATTTCCTCATGTGTTTATGTGAAAATAGAACGTGAACATATGAGGAATTTTGATATGAGAGAGATTGTATTGGATGGAGGAGCTTATGAGAGGAATCGAGACGCAGGTCAGAAAAACAAGAAGACGTGTATTCAAGGAGATTGCTTCCCTTGCCTATGATTCGGAAAATCTGATTCATGATATGGAAGCGCTTCCTTACAAGATCGTAAATTATACAGAGTCATCTTACCGGGAAAGCGTTTACAGGGAACGGGCGATCGTCCGGGAACGGCTGCGACTGGCGATGGGGATGAGCCTGCGGCCGGAAAATCTTCCGGTCCATGTGACGCAGGGGATGGAAGAGAGCAACATTGATGAAAAATATTATGAACCGCCGCTGATGCAGGTCATTCCTTCCGCCTGCAATGCGTGTCCGGTCAATGAATATGCGGTGACTGACAGGTGTATGGGCTGTGAAGCGCATCCATGCAACGAGGTCTGTCCCAAGGGCGCCATTTCGATGGTAAACGGAAAGTCTTATATCGATCAGGAAAAATGTATCAAATGTGGAAAGTGCAAGGCGGTCTGTCCGTATGATGCCATTTCTCATCAGGTGCGGCCCTGTGCGGCAGCCTGCGGTGTGAGCGCAATCAAAAGCGATGAGTCCGGCAGAGCGGTCATTGATAACGATCTGTGCGTCTCCTGCGGACAGTGTATGGTGAGCTGCCCGTTCGGCGCTATCGCGGATAAGTCTCAGATCTTCCAGCTGATCCGGGCCATGCAGTCGGGAAAAACGATCATCGCTCAGGTAGCGCCTGCCTTTGCCGGACAGTTCGGACCGAAGGTGACACCGGACATGCTGAAGACGGCGCTTAAAGAGCTCGGGTTTGCGGACGTATACGAGACGGCGATCGGTGCGGATATGGGCGCAGTGGCGGAGGCAGAGCATTATGTACATGCGGTCGCCACCGGCGAGCTGCCATTTCTGCTCACCTCCTGTTGTCCATCCTGGTCAATGCTCGCCAAGAAGTATTTCCCGGAGACGATCGGCAACATATCCAATGAGCTGACGCCGATGGTGGCGACTGCCAGAGTGATCAAACAGGAGCACCCGGAGGCGAGTGTTGTATTCATCGGTCCCTGTGCGTCCAAGAAGCTGGAAGCATCCAGACGGACCGTCCGTTCGGACGTTGACTTTGTCATCACTTTTGAAGAGCTCGTAGGCATGTTCGAGGCCAAGGGGATTTTGCTGGAAGAAATCAAGGCGATGGACGAGATGAAAGATGCCACCGGGGCCGGAAGAGGATACGGCGTGGCGGGCGGCGTGGCCAGTGCCATTGAAGACTGTATCCGTGAATATTATCCCGATGTGGAAGTCAATATCGATCATGCGGAAAGTCTGGCAGAGTGCAGAAAGATGCTGATGCTCGCAAAAGTGGGCAAGAAGAACGGCTGTCTGATCGAAGGGATGGCCTGTCCGGGAGGCTGTGTGGCAGGGGCAGGGACGAATATTCCCGTCACACAGGCGGCAAAAGAAGTAAATAAATTCAAGGCGGCGGCAGATAAAAAGCTGCCCGAGATGGAAGCGGCGGAGGAAAACTGAGAGATGAAAAAGATAAGAACGAGATTTGCGCCCAGCCCGACAGGGCGTATGCACGTGGGCAATCTGCGGACGGCGCTGTATGCCTGGCTGATTGCCAAACATGAAGGCGGAGACTTTATCCTGCGGATTGAGGATACTGACCAGGAACGCCTTGTGGAGGGGGCTGTGGAAATTATCTACCGCACACTGGAGAAGACAGGGCTGCTTCATGACGAGGGGCCGGACAAAGACGGAGGCGTAGGTCCTTATGTGCAGAGCGAGAGACAGGCGCAGGGACTTTATCTGGAATATGCCAAAAAGCTGATCGCCCAGGGTGAAGCCTACTATTGCTTCTGCGATAAGGAGCGTCTGGCGACATTGACCAGAGTGGTCGATGGAAAAGAGATCAATATTTACGACAAACATTGTCTTTCTCTCTCACAGGAAGAGATTGATCAGAAGCTGGCGTCCGGGATTCCCTATGTCATTCGCCAGAACAATCCCGCAGAGGGGACGACAGTCTTTCACGATGAGATTTATGGGGACATCAGCGTCGGAAATGAAGAGCTGGATGATATGATTCTGATCAAATCCGACGGCTATCCGACCTATAATTTTGCCAATGTCATTGACGATCATCTGATGGGGATTACCCACGTCGTGCGGGGGAATGAATATCTCTCGTCGTCGCCCAAATACAACAGGCTTTATGAAGCCTTCGGCTGGGAAGTGCCGACCTATGTGCATTGTCCGCTCATCACGGACGAGGAACATCATAAACTGTCCAAACGCTGCGGACATTCCTCATATGAGGATCTTGTGGAGCAGGGTTTTCTTACGGAAGCCATTGTCAACTTTGTGGCGTTGCTTGGGTGGAGTCCGGCGGATAACAGGGAGATCTTTTCCCTGCAGGAGCTGGTGGAAGCGTTTGACTATCATCATCTGTCCAAATCACCGGCAGTTTTTGACTATACGAAGCTGAAGTGGATGAACGGGGAATACATCAAGGCGATGGACGACACAGTCTTTTACGAGAAAGCTCTGCCATTCCTGAAGGAGAGCATCAGCAGGCCGCTTGATCTGTCAAAGATCGCGCAGATGGTCAAGACCCGGATCGAGATATTACCGGATATTCCGGCGATGGTGGACTTTTTTGAGACCTTGCCGCAGTATGATCCGCAGATGTACTGCCACAAGAAGATGAAGACGACAAAAGAGTCTTCACTGGAAGTGCTCAGAGAGCTGTTCCCTCTTCTTGAGGCGCAGGACGACTACAGTAACGATGCCCTGTATGAGCGGCTGCGTGGTTATGTGGAAGAGAAGGGGTACAAAAACGGCTACGTGATGTGGCCGGTCCGGACAGCGGTCTCCGGGAAACAGACGACGCCCGCGGGCGCGACCGAGATCATGGAAGTGCTCGGAAAAGAAGAGTCTCTGCGGCGGATCCGCAGAGGGATCGAACTGCTGGAAGAATAAGACCATTCATTCACAGAAGGAGAATTGAAAATCATAACGTTTGATTTAAATACATTCAATGCTTCCCAGCGGGAAGCGATCTGCCACCAGTCCGGGCCGGCGCTTGTACTCGCCGGTCCGGGCAGCGGCAAGACGACCGTGATCACGAAAAGGCTGCAATATCTGACGCAGGTGCTTCGCGTACCACCTGACAAAATATTGGCCGTCACCTTCACAAAGGCTGCGGCTCTGGAACTGCGGCGGCGGTCGGTGATCCTGACAGAGTCCGCATCTCAAATTCGTTTTGGCACGTTTCATGCCATCTTTTATCAGATCCTACGGGAAAGTTCTTCCAACTGTCTCACCTTACTCACCGAAGCGGAAAAGCAGCAATATATCCGATCTGTTCTTCGCAGACAGCAGATTGACGAGACGCTGGCTTCTGCCTTTCTGGAGGCATTTGCCAGTTTGAAGGGAGGCACTGTGCAGCGGCCGGGTACTGTCGCACAAGACTGCCGCAGAGGTTCGCTTGCACTGTCTGGCGCGGGAGAAGGTAAAGTGACAGGGAAGTCAGAGACCGCAGTTACACAGGAGCAGGTTACGGCTGTATTTCATCGCTACAGAAAACTTTGTCAGGAACGGAACAAGCTCGACTTTGATGATATGGCCTATGAGTGTCTGAATTTGCTGGAGCAGCGTCCTGATGTGCTGCAGCGCTGGCAGGATCGGTGCCGTTATATTCTGGCTGACGAATATCAGGACATCTCGCCGATTCAGGAGAAGATTTTATTGCTGCTGGCAAAGCCGGAAGACAATCTGTTTCTTGTCGGCGATGACGACCAGTCGATCTATGGGTTTCGCGGCGCCGGGCCGGAACGTATGCTGACGTTCCCGGAGCGGTACCCACAGACGAGACAGATCGCTCTGGAGGCAAATTATCGGTGTCGGCCGGGGATTATCCGGGCCGCAGGCGCTGTGATTGCGGAGAATACAAACCGTTTTGTAAAAACACAGACTCCCGCACGGGAAAGTGTGAATGACAGCGAAGTCATCTGCGAAGAGTTTTCGGATCAAAGGACAGAGAATCAGGAAGTGCTTCGCCTGTTGCAGTGTCTGCGCAGAGAAGGGCATCTGGCCCGGACGGCAGTCTTATTCCGCAGGAATGGGGAGGCAGACAGTCTCGTCCGGATGCTGGCTGAATCCGGGGTCCCGTATGTGCGGACAGGGAAGAAAAATTCCGGTCGGAGTGATTTTATCTGGGAAGATCTGGCGGCTTATGTCCGCCTGCTGCTGGGAGAGCGGAGGAGAGCGGATTTTTACCGGGTCATGAACCGGCCCGACAGGCAGATCGACAGAGAGAGCTGTCAGAAAGAGACGGTCTGTTTCCGCGAACTGCTCAACGGAAATGCTGACATGAATGTCATGAAAAATATCCGAAAGCTGGAAGCCGACTGTGAAAGGGCCTCACGCATGAGGCCTTTTGCCGCGCTGATGTATATTCGTAAGGAAGTGGGATATGAGGCGTGGCTGCATGGTGCATTTCAGGGAGAAGCACTGGAAGAGGCGCTGCAGATATTGATGCAGATACAGGAAATGGCGGCTGCGGCGAAAGGCTTGTGGGAACTGCGGGATCAGCTTGCGGAAAACCCGGACAGGCGGGCGGAAAGCGGGAAGATACGGAAGGAGGCGAAAAGAGACGGCGTTCATATTCTTACTTATCACGGTTCGAAAGGACTGGAATTTGACTATGTGATTCTACCTGGTCTGAATGAAGGGAATGTGCCCCATAAGAAGGCGGAAAACGGGAAGGAGATGGAGGAAGAGAGAAGGATGTTTTATGTAGCTATGACCCGGGCGCGGGAAAAACTGTATCTGTTTTATAAAACAGGGACAAAAAAAGAACCGGAAACGATGTCCCGGTTTCTGAAAGCGATTGTGGGAGATAAGCACAGCGCAACATAAATTAAAAAGGAAAAACTTTGGGTTGGAAAACCGCAGTCTTACCAACCCGCCTGTCATTTTCAGGAGTTTTTGTTATCTACAAGTTCGTCAAATTCCGAGTTGTCCAGATATTCGTCAAAGGCCTCTGCTATGGCCTCATATTCCTCGTCATCTTCGATGTAGGTCAGTTCCGGTTCAATATCCGGGTCTACCTCATCTTCATGATAACGGTACAACCACACTTCTCCGTCCGTATTTTCCCCTTTTTCATCCAAAGGGAGAAGCGCGATGTAATCTTGTTCCCGTACAGTCAGGATCGTGATAATGGCACATTCAACTTTAGAGCCGTCTTCCAGCTCCAGTTCCACAGTCATTTCTTCGTCGGTATTGTTTATCCCCATATGTTGTACCTTCCTTTCGGTTCCTATTTTCTCCCCACACTTATTGTACAAAAAGAATGAAAAAAAGTAAAGCACAGGGAAAACTATTGTATAAAATTATCGCAACCAAGGAAGATTTATGATATAATGTCCGTACAGTCATGAGCAGTGCAAAAAAAGACAGATAAAAAATACGTCGTACCTGTACGTAAGCATTCTTTCAGATAGCTTTTTTTATAGGGCGAACGCCCGTGAGTGAGCTGGAACGCAGTGGAAGCTAGCGCACTGCGAATGTATGTATATGAATATGGCAGAGCGCGGTGAAGGTACGCACTGTGGACAGAGGAATTGGATAGCAGTTACAGGGTTGTCTGTGACAGATACTTTAGCGATAGAGGATTACTTGGAAGGGAAGACTTGCATGAGAGATAAAAGTTACTATCCGAAAGGCGTAACAGTGGTAGACAGAGGCATTCAGTTTGTATTTAAAATAGAAGAACCTGCTGCAGATATAAAAATCGGGATATTTGCCGGAGAAAGGGAATTGATGAGAGTTCCGGTGTCAGAGAGCTGCCGACAGGGACAGATGTACTCTGTGCTCCTGGAAGATCTGCCGGAAAAGGCTGACAGTTATTGTTATTATGCGGATGGCAGGGAAATCTGCGATTTCTATGCGCGGGGCGTGGTCGGTATGCGCTGTTATGGACAGGAAAAGGGAGCGCTTCGCTACGAACTGCCGCGTGGGAGCTATGAGTGGGGAGATGAGGTTCGTCCCCTTCATTCTTACGGTCAGTCTGTCATCTATGGTCTGCATGTACGCGGTTTTACGAAACATACTTCCTCGGCAGTCAAAAAGAAAGGGACGTTTGCAGGCGTCAGAGAAAAGATTCCTTATCTGCGGGAGCTGGGTATCACGGCGGTTGAACTGATGCCGGCGTATGAGTTTGATGAGATCGATAAAACGGAGAGCACTTATCAGAAAGAAGCGGAGATAAAGATCAACTACTGGGGCTTTAAAGCCGGATATTATTATGCGCCTAAGAGCGCCTACGCTTATGGCCGCAATGCGGCGGCTGAGATGAAGGATATGGTCAGGGAACTGCACAAGGCGGGTATTGAAGTCCTGATGCAGTTTTATTTTCCGGAAAAGACTGCGGCGGCAGAAATCCCGGACATTTTGCGTTTTTGGGTGGAGGAGTACCATATTGACGGATTTCATCTGATCGGCGGCGATGCGCCGGTCGTGATATTGGCCACCGATCCCTTTTTAAAAGATACGAAACTGATCGGTACGCATCTGCCACTGGAGAAAATTTATCCGAAAAAGAAAGGGAGCTGGAATAGAAATCTTGCATTTTGGCGGGAGAGTTTTCCATATGATATGAGAAAGGCTTTGAAAGGGGACGAAGGCTGTATTAATGCGATGCTTTCCCATCTGCAGGACAATGAAGAGAAGGCGGGAGTTGTCAATGCCATTGCCGGATACGGCGGGTTTACGTTACAGGACCTTGTTTCGTATGACAGAAAGCATAATGAGGAAAACGGAGAGGAGAACAAAGACGGAGAAAGCTACAATAACAGCTGGAACTGTGGGGTGGAGGGGAGCACAAGGAAACGGTCGATCCGGCTCCTGCGCCGCCAGCAGATGAGAAATGCACTGGGGCTTGTTTTTCTATCCCAGGGAGTTCCTTATCTGCAGAGCGGAGATGAGTTTGGTCAGACACAAAACGGTAATAACAATCCATATTGTCAGGACAATTCCGTGACCTGGCTGGACTGGAAACTGCTCAAGTCCAATCAGGATTTTGTCGATTATACGAAAAAACTGATCGGTTTCCGAAGAAATCACGCAGTCTTTCACAGAGAGCAGGTGCTGAAGGGAATAGATTATCTCGGATATGGAAATCCGGATATTTCCTTTCATGGGGAAGAAGCATGGAAACCCGCGCTGGATCACAGCAGTCGCCATGTAGGCGTATTATACTGTGGAAAATATGCGCAAAATAAGGGCGGAGAAAAAGACAGTGACTTTTATGTCGTCTATAATATGCATTGGGAGCCTCACGAATTTGCACTGCCGAAACTACGCAAAGAGATGGAATGGAAACTTTGCATGGATACGTCAGTTCCCACAGGGTATCTGTCAGAGGAAGAAGAGGAAGCGGTTTCTCTTTCCGGAGGAATCGCATTGGCGGGAGCACGCACGATTCAGATCTATCAGTCCAGAAAAAAGGAAGAGCATTAAAGGAAGACATTACAATGAAAGCATGGAAACATTTTAAGACGATCACATATCACAAGTATCTGGTGATGAAAGGCTGTTTTGCAGTAGGGCTGTACCGACAGGGACTGCTGCATGACCTGTCAAAATATACGCTTACGGAGTTTCTGGTGGGGGCCAGGTATTATCAGGGAAACAGAAGCCCGAACAATGCGGAGAGAGAGACTATTGGTTATTCTTCCGCCTGGCTTCATCATAAAGGGCGGAACAGACATCATTATGAATATTGGATCGACTATTGCGCGGACGAGGGAACATGCAGAGAGGGGATGAAAGCGGCGCCCATGCCGGACCGCTATATTATTGAAATGTTTATGGATCGTATCGCTGCATCAAAGGTGTATAATGGCAAAGCGTATACGGACAAAGATGCGCTCGCATATTATAAAAAGGGTGCAGCGAAAATGCGGTTTTTCCTCCATCCCTATACGAGAAAGCGACTGGAGAAGCTGCTGCGTATGCTTGCCGTCAGAGGCGAGAAGGCAACCTTCGCCTATATCCGTGCGAGGAGGAGAAACGGGTATCATATCGATGTATAGAGAGGTCTGATTTCATTTTGGCAGGCGCATAATATTTCACTGTCACAAGGCCGGGAAATCCACATAGAATAATCATATAAAAAAGGAGCGAAAGCAATATGAATATTTTATGTTGGTTAATCTTGTTATGCTGCTGTAATCATGGTGGCATGGGCGGAAACTGCGGCTGTATCTGTGACTGTGGCTGTAACTGTAACTGTGGTGGTAATGACTGTGATTGCGACTGTGGCTGCAATTCTCCGGCACCTCCGTGTCCGCCGCCGTGTCCTCCGTCAGGCCCTGGCTGCGGAAATAATAACAGCTGCGGCTGTGGGAACAATAACAACAATGGCTGTGGCTGCAATCCTCCGGCACCTCCATGTCCGCCGCCTTGCCCGCCTCCGGGACCAGGTTGTGGAAACGATAACTGTGGTTGTTGCGGAAACGACGGCTGTGGCTGTGAACCGCCCAGACCGGTCTTTCCGTGTGGATGCAGTGATTGATGGCTGGCAATGGAACTAAGTGACAAGTTGGCCGTCAACAGATGGCGGTATGTTCCCCAAAGGGGCATACCGCTGTTTGTTTGGCCTCTTTGTTGACGAACGAAAGCGGCAGTGTTACACTGGATAAAGTATGACAGGGAACGATAATCAGGAGGAAATAAAAATGACAGGTGATAAGAAAGTACTTTTCAGTGCGATGCAGGCAACGGGAACCCTTACCTTGGGGAACTATCTGGGGGCGCTGAAAAACTGGATTACTCTGAGCGATGAGTATGAGTGCTTCTATTCGGTGGTGGACATGCACTCGATCACGGTCAGGCAGGACCCGGCTGAGCTGAGAAAGCGTGCCAGAAATCTTCTTATTTTATATATTGCGGCAGGACTTGATCCTGAGAAAAATTGTATCTATTATCAGTCTCATGTGTCCGGCCATGCGGAGCTTGCATGGATTCTCAACTGCTTTACGTATATGGGAGAACTGAACCGGATGACGCAGTTTAAAGATAAGGCGGCCAGACATGCGGACAATATCAATGCCGGACTGTTTACGTATCCGGTGCTGATGGCAGCGGATATTCTGCTGTATCAGACAGATGTGGTGCCGGTTGGAAAAGATCAGCTTCAGCATCTGGAGATCACCAGGGACATTGCCCAGAGGTTCAATGCGATCTATGGGGATGTATTTACGATTCCTGAGCCTTTTATCGGTAAGGCGGGAGCTAAGATCAACAGTCTGCAGGATCCGGCGAAAAAGATGTCCAAGTCTGACGACAATCCGAACGCCAGCATCTACCTGACGGATGATCCGGATACGGTTATTCGCAAATTCAAACGCGCAGTTACCGATTCCGAGGCCAATATCGCATACAACGAACAGCAGCCAGGGATTCGCAATCTGATTGACATTTACTGCGCATGTACCGGTAAGACGGTGGAAGAGACGGTAACGGAATTCGCGGGCAGCGGGTATGGAGAGTTTAAGCTGGCTGTGGGAGAGGCTGTGGCAGATATTTTGAGACCGCTGCAGACGCGGTTTGCAGAGCTTCAGAAAGACAAGGCTTATATCGACAGTGTCATCAAAAATAACGGAGAGAAAGCCAACTATTTCGCGGCGAAGACGCTGCGCAAAGTGCAGAAAAAAATCGGATTCCCCGAGAGGATTCGGTAAACTATACAAAAATCCGCAGCTGAGTAATCAGAACTGCGGATTTTTGTATTTCATAAATGGTTTCTGTTTATCTTTGCCGGACTACTTTGCCTCAGGCTATTCCGATTTCACTTCTTTCCAGAATTCGTTGTACAGTTCATCACCTGCTTCCCCGAGATAGGAATAAGTTTCAAGGTTGTCGTACTGTGACAGGTCAGGGAAGGCGATGGGAGAGTTTTTGATCTGCTCATCCTCGATAAGTTCCCTCGCCCCTTCGTTGGGGGTGGAGTAGGTGATGTATTCAAAGTTTTTGAGAGCGATGTCGGGGCGGCACATATAGTCGATGAATTTCTCTGCATTTTCTTTGTTCGGCGCGTTTTTAGGGATGACCCAGGAATCGATCCAGACATTTGTGCCTTCTTTGGGAATCACATATTCGAGATCGGGATTTTCGCGCTGGGTATAGATTGCCTCGCCGGAGTAGATAACGCCGATCGCAGCCTCATTTCCGATCATCTTATCCCGCACCTGATCGATGACATAGGCCTGCACAAGCGGCTTCTGGGCAATCAGGTCTTCTTTGGCGGCGTTTAGCTGTGCCTCATCAAGACTGTTCATGGAGGCGCCGTTTCTTTTCAGTGCGACCATAAAGGCATCTCTGACAGAATCCTGCATCAGGATATTGTCGGCATATTTCTCATTCCATAAAATATCCCAGGAGTCTACCGGATCGTCCACCATCGTCTTATTGTACAGGATGCCGACGGTACCCCAGCAATAAGGAATGGAATATTCGTTGGTGGGGTCAAACTCTTTTGACTGGTCAAAGTACTGCTGTCCGATGTATTCTCTGGCGTTGGGGATGTGGTCAAAATTGATGGTGTCGAGCAGATCGTTGTCGATCATCTTTTTGATCATATAGTCGGAAGGACAGACGACGTCATAAGCGGAGGCGCCGGCTTCCACCTTCGGATACATGATCTCATTGGTCTCAAACTCGTCATAGACGACAGTGATACCCGTCTCTTCCTCGAACGAAGTCAGTACATCGGGATCGATATATTCTCCCCAGTTGTAGACGATGACTTCACCGTTTTCTCCGCTGCTGCCGCCGCAGGCCGTGAGGGAGAGGGCGGTGATACCGCAAAGAAGCAGAGCAGTGAGTTTGACCGTTCTCTTTTTCGGGAACTGAATCTGTTTCATTTTTTGATTTCCTCCTCATGATTCGTTATCAGCATTGCTGTTTGAGTCCTCTTTTTCCCGGAAGGAGATCTGTTCACGAGAAAGAGAAGAATTAAAACCGTTACAAATATCAGTGTGGACAGAGAGTACATCTCCGGTTTGATGCCTTTTTTGACTTCTGTGTAAATTTTCGTCGATAAGGTGTCCACACCCGGGCCTTTCGTAAAATGAGTGATAATAAAATCATCGAGCGACATCGTAAAGGCCATCAGGAAGCCGGAAAGCACGCCGGGCAGAATGTCCGGAAATACGACTTTGAAAAATGCCTGTATATGTGAAGCGCCCAGATCAAGGGCGGCCTCATAAATGCTCGGATTCAGTTGTTTCATACGGGGCATGACGCTCAGTATCACATAAGGAATGTTAAAGGTAATGTGAGAGAGCAGGATTGTCATAAAACCGAAGCGAAAACCGAGTGTGATAAACAAAAGCATCAGGGAGATGCCGGTGACGATCTCGGCGTTTAACATCGGTATATTGGTGATTCCCATAATAATGGCTCTGTTTCTGCGTTTCATGCCCTGCATGGATATGCAGGCGATCGTACCGATGACCGTGGCAATGAGAGCGGAGAGCAGGGCAATGACAAGGGTATTGGAGAGCGCCTGCAGGATCGCCCTGTTATGGAACATCGACAGATACCATTTTACGGTAAAACCGTCCCATTTGGCTCTGGAACGCCCGGAGTTGAAGGAGAGGACGATCAGCGTCACAATCGGGGCATATAAAAATAATACGATCAGGCCGATGTAGAGCCTGCGGAGTGTCTGTTTCACAGTGCTGTTCCCTCCCCGTTTTTATCAAATGCGGCTTCCACAGCCATGTTGATGATAATAAAGATCATCAGGACGATGGAGAGGCCGCTTCCAAGGTGCCAGTTGTTTGTCTGAGTGAACTCCTGTTCGATCACATTTCCGATGAGCAGGATTTTGCTGCCGCCAAGCAGAGTGCTGATGACAAAGGTCGTCAGTGCAGGGATGAATACCATCGTGATACCACTGATGATGCCGGGAACAGACAGTGGCAGAGTGACCCGGAAAAATGTCTGCAGACTGTTGGCGCCCAGATCTCTGGCGGCGTTGATTACGTTTTTGTCAATCTTCACGAGCACATTATAGAGGGGCAGGACCATAAAAGGCAGGAAGTTATAGACCATGCCGAGTATGATCGCCGCTGGCGTGTTGATAATCTCCAGCGGGGGCAGGTGAAAAAAGCCCAGAATATTGTTGATGACCCCTGTTTTCTCCAGTAAAGTCTGCCACGCGAGCGTGCGCAGCAGAAAATTCATCCACATCGGAAGGATGAAAATCAGGACGATAAAACTGTGCTGGTTTACGTTCATGCCCGCCAGTATCATGGCCAGCGGGTAGGCGAGCAAAAAACAGATTGCCGTGCTGATGAGAGAGAGGCGGATAGAAATCATCAATGCTTTCGCGTGTTCCGCTGTCGCCATCGTGGCAATATTCTCAAGCGTAAAAGCTCCGGTCTTATCTGTCAGTCCATAATAAAAGACCATACAGAGTGGAATGAGGATAAAGACCACAGACCAGAATATGTAAGGAAAAGAGAGCGTTTTTTTATTCATCAATGCCGATTGCCTCCTCATCTTCGGATACCGGTTTGTTCATAATCTGGATATTAAAGGGGTCTACGAGAAGACCGACCTGTGTGCCTGCCGGAAACATTTTAGTCGACTGCACAAGCCACTCAAAACCGCCCGCCATGACTTCCATTTCATAATGTACCCCTTTGAAAATGATATGAGTGACAACACCTTCGATGATACCGCGCTGAGGCTCCACGAGTTCTACATCTTCCGGCCGGATGACGACATCGACCGGTTTGTTTTCCCCAAAACCCTTATCCACGCAGGCGAAGCGGGTGCCCAGTATCTCTACGAGCTCATCGCGGATCATGACGGCGTCAATGATATTACTGTCGCCGATAAAGTCAGCCACAAAAGCATTTTCCGGCTCATTGTAGATCATTTCCGGGGTACCGATCTGCTGAATATATCCCTGATTCATGACAACTATTGTGTCGGACATCGTCAGCGCTTCCTCCTGATCGTGGGTCACATAGATGAAGGTGATGCCAAGTTCATTTTTCAGCCGGATCAGTTCATACTGCATATCCTGACGCAGTTTTAAGTCCAGTGCGCCGAGCGGTTCATCCAGGAGCAGTACTTTCGGTTCATTGACGATTGCGCGGGCGATTGCCACACGCTGCTGCTGGCCGCCGCTCAGAGAGTCCGGCATCCGGTTCTCATAACCATCGAGATTGACGAGTTTCAGGGCATAGGTGATCTTATCACGGATATAAGATTTCGGTTTGTTTTTTATGCGCAGACCGAACGCAATGTTTTCTCCGATATTCATATGGGGAAAGAGGGCATATTTCTGAAACACGGTGTTTAGCTGGCGCTTGTGTGGCGGATACGAGGTAATATCCGTTTCGTCAAAAATAACGCGGCCTTTATCCGGAGTCTCAAAACCGCCGATGATGCGCAGAGTGGTCGTCTTGCCGCAGCCGCTGGGTCCGAGCAGTGTCAGAAATTCGTTTTCACGTATATACAGATTCATATCATCCAAAACGACATTGGAATCATAGGCTTTTGTGATATGCTGTAAGTCGATGAGTTTATGCAAGTTGGATTCCTCCTGTGTAATAACTTTTGTAAATAAGCGGAAACAGATCAAAAGCTGGGCGGACTGCTGACCCAGATTACGATGGCGCCGCCTTTGCCCGTGCATTCGATGTAGTGGGTCGTGTTCGGCGTAAAATAAAACGATTC
The sequence above is a segment of the Lachnospiraceae bacterium JLR.KK008 genome. Coding sequences within it:
- a CDS encoding 4Fe-4S dicluster domain-containing protein; this translates as MRGIETQVRKTRRRVFKEIASLAYDSENLIHDMEALPYKIVNYTESSYRESVYRERAIVRERLRLAMGMSLRPENLPVHVTQGMEESNIDEKYYEPPLMQVIPSACNACPVNEYAVTDRCMGCEAHPCNEVCPKGAISMVNGKSYIDQEKCIKCGKCKAVCPYDAISHQVRPCAAACGVSAIKSDESGRAVIDNDLCVSCGQCMVSCPFGAIADKSQIFQLIRAMQSGKTIIAQVAPAFAGQFGPKVTPDMLKTALKELGFADVYETAIGADMGAVAEAEHYVHAVATGELPFLLTSCCPSWSMLAKKYFPETIGNISNELTPMVATARVIKQEHPEASVVFIGPCASKKLEASRRTVRSDVDFVITFEELVGMFEAKGILLEEIKAMDEMKDATGAGRGYGVAGGVASAIEDCIREYYPDVEVNIDHAESLAECRKMLMLAKVGKKNGCLIEGMACPGGCVAGAGTNIPVTQAAKEVNKFKAAADKKLPEMEAAEEN
- the gltX gene encoding glutamate--tRNA ligase; amino-acid sequence: MKKIRTRFAPSPTGRMHVGNLRTALYAWLIAKHEGGDFILRIEDTDQERLVEGAVEIIYRTLEKTGLLHDEGPDKDGGVGPYVQSERQAQGLYLEYAKKLIAQGEAYYCFCDKERLATLTRVVDGKEINIYDKHCLSLSQEEIDQKLASGIPYVIRQNNPAEGTTVFHDEIYGDISVGNEELDDMILIKSDGYPTYNFANVIDDHLMGITHVVRGNEYLSSSPKYNRLYEAFGWEVPTYVHCPLITDEEHHKLSKRCGHSSYEDLVEQGFLTEAIVNFVALLGWSPADNREIFSLQELVEAFDYHHLSKSPAVFDYTKLKWMNGEYIKAMDDTVFYEKALPFLKESISRPLDLSKIAQMVKTRIEILPDIPAMVDFFETLPQYDPQMYCHKKMKTTKESSLEVLRELFPLLEAQDDYSNDALYERLRGYVEEKGYKNGYVMWPVRTAVSGKQTTPAGATEIMEVLGKEESLRRIRRGIELLEE
- a CDS encoding ATP-dependent helicase, with the translated sequence MKIITFDLNTFNASQREAICHQSGPALVLAGPGSGKTTVITKRLQYLTQVLRVPPDKILAVTFTKAAALELRRRSVILTESASQIRFGTFHAIFYQILRESSSNCLTLLTEAEKQQYIRSVLRRQQIDETLASAFLEAFASLKGGTVQRPGTVAQDCRRGSLALSGAGEGKVTGKSETAVTQEQVTAVFHRYRKLCQERNKLDFDDMAYECLNLLEQRPDVLQRWQDRCRYILADEYQDISPIQEKILLLLAKPEDNLFLVGDDDQSIYGFRGAGPERMLTFPERYPQTRQIALEANYRCRPGIIRAAGAVIAENTNRFVKTQTPARESVNDSEVICEEFSDQRTENQEVLRLLQCLRREGHLARTAVLFRRNGEADSLVRMLAESGVPYVRTGKKNSGRSDFIWEDLAAYVRLLLGERRRADFYRVMNRPDRQIDRESCQKETVCFRELLNGNADMNVMKNIRKLEADCERASRMRPFAALMYIRKEVGYEAWLHGAFQGEALEEALQILMQIQEMAAAAKGLWELRDQLAENPDRRAESGKIRKEAKRDGVHILTYHGSKGLEFDYVILPGLNEGNVPHKKAENGKEMEEERRMFYVAMTRAREKLYLFYKTGTKKEPETMSRFLKAIVGDKHSAT
- a CDS encoding DUF1292 domain-containing protein — encoded protein: MGINNTDEEMTVELELEDGSKVECAIITILTVREQDYIALLPLDEKGENTDGEVWLYRYHEDEVDPDIEPELTYIEDDEEYEAIAEAFDEYLDNSEFDELVDNKNS